TGTTCAGCCTGGAGAGTGGATTGTGCTTGCCTGCTCAGGCGGATATGCACGTGGGGTTTGTGGTGATGAAAAACCCGGATGTCGATGATCGGTTCGTTGATGCTGATCGACACGGTTAACAGTGGCAATTCCGGTGCATAGAAGTCGATCGATGATCCGGTTTTCCTGCTGACCAGCAGTTTTACCGGTTCGCGGTTACCGGCAAAGGTCGACAGGAAGGTCAGCTCAAGTTTGTCGGGTTCGTTGCGGAACTGCCAGTAGTGGTCGGATGGCCTGAGGTCGGCCACACCGGCCACCAGGGAGTCGCTGCATTGTTGGAAGATGATGTCGTAGTCGACAGGGCCGACGGGGGTTTCTATGGCCTGGCCATCCCAGGAACCGGGGAGGGAGGTGATTAGGGTTTCGATGATATTGGTCGGTGGTTGTTTTTCTGGGGTAACTGCCCAGCCACTCGTGGTGGCGATGAGCAGGGAGAAAACGATGGTGAGTTGAGTTCGAAGCATGATTTCTTAGTCTGTGATTATTGTGACCTGTTTTAGAGGGGATTGTTTTATTTTGTTATGGCAACGGGTTCCACACGCGAGAACCGGGCTGCCTCCGTAGAGAATTCAGATTGCGCGTGCGAGTCCCTTTTTAGGCATATGGCCAAATATCCATATATGTCCTATTAATCTTTAATCTTTCTTAACTTAGTCATACAACAATCCGGCAAGGCTGCACTGTTGATGTGCCAAACCGCCATGCAGGTTTCTGCTGTGCTCGTCAATAACTGAATGTGTGCTGTAGCGATAAATCCAGGGTGACGGTGCGGAGCCTATCTTTGTATGGACCTGGATTCCCCCCCCCTGTTTCTGCATTGAGCAAGTCCACAAAAACCGTATTGATTTGATGTTCGTTTTGTCGGTGATCCATATCTCCCGGGATGGCGTAGAAGCGAATGAACGCACGTCGGCAATCAAAGGGAGAGATCAAATGGAATGTTGAATGGTTAGGCGTCGTTCTGTGTGGCTTCGGACTCGTTCTTGTCCCTGAAGACGTTTAAACAAAAATCGATTGGAGAATTAACTATGACTACCACCCATACGAAACTCGATGGCATGTTTTTTATTTTGAAAAACAAAACGGTGATAACTCTCGTTACTTTAGTGCTGCCGGCAATGCTGATGTTGTTGGCTACATCAGCAAATGCGGGTTGGCGAGGCGGGTACTTTAAATGCGCCAAGACAGAAATTATCGATGTGAGACCCGCGACCATCACCGAGGGCGCGGTGGCACTGGGTCTGAGTACCTTGGCTACCGTCCTTCCGTTTGAGGTTGCAGAGTTGCTCGATTCCAGTGAGGGCATCACGGTTTTGGCGCCCACGGACGAGGCGTTTGAAAATATACCGCCTGACCTGCTCACCCTCATTGCAAGCGATCCGGATATATTGACAGCTGTTCTCTCCTATCACGTGGTGCCGAAAGAGGTCGATCCCAGAAAGGTGCGTTACATCAGAAAATACCAGACCCTTGCTGGCCAGACTTTGTTCGCCAGCAGGGATCGAAGAAGTCCTATGGTTAACCAGTCAGAGGTCGATTGCCAAGGCTACCGCACGGCCAACGGTCTGGTCTGGGTTGTCGACAGCGTGCTGCTGCCACAATTCTGAGCTTCTCAAACATCATGGCCGTCCCGCATCTGTGCGGGATACGGCTTGTTGGGATCACTGCCTTAAGAAACTGAAATGACCATACAGAGAGAGATGAATTGATTGTGCCGACAGTGATCCGATACGACAAAGGTAGCGTACATATGGATAGACAAGAGAAAGGTCCGCGCTATGA
This sequence is a window from Candidatus Thiodiazotropha sp. LNASS1. Protein-coding genes within it:
- a CDS encoding fasciclin domain-containing protein, which codes for MTTTHTKLDGMFFILKNKTVITLVTLVLPAMLMLLATSANAGWRGGYFKCAKTEIIDVRPATITEGAVALGLSTLATVLPFEVAELLDSSEGITVLAPTDEAFENIPPDLLTLIASDPDILTAVLSYHVVPKEVDPRKVRYIRKYQTLAGQTLFASRDRRSPMVNQSEVDCQGYRTANGLVWVVDSVLLPQF